In Salmo trutta chromosome 37, fSalTru1.1, whole genome shotgun sequence, the following proteins share a genomic window:
- the LOC115176517 gene encoding interferon-inducible GTPase 5: MTILTSLTAMAADVVSHSLNLLETLKESIENNKLSDVKDAVEDLLISRINLAVAGERGPEKSAFINALRGLGPEDEGAALSPCPTSPEEMAIYPNPKHPDFRLWDLPPTPTASPFDPEGYMERVKFLRYNVVVMVFTQSLQANSVAVFLEARSVQRDTVYFALLASEKDTEKGLEERRKASLELLKAQGVALPKVFLVRPSCLEKLDFPGLLEEMERDLPEIRAHALLLALPTLSPVLVTQKRDAFKALVWAAASLSGGVSAIPVPLVASMVDARVGVRILTKARASLCLDDESVERLARQRGVEPAQLKDLRTCNLSAEVTKGEVKLRLAAAEKELTTNTTRLVEMAMPRHARSASRSFTVMLLALNGAIDEMVVDAEKILAAAGIREGK; the protein is encoded by the coding sequence ATGACCATCCTCACCTCTCTCACAGCCATGGCGGCGGATGTTGTATCTCACAGCCTGAACCTCCTGGAGACTCTCAAAGAGTCCATTGAGAACAACAAGCTGTCAGATGTCAAGGATGCTGTGGAGGACCTCCTGATCAGCCGGATCAACCTGGCCGTGGCAGGAGAGCGGGGGCCCGAGAAGTCTGCATTCATCAACGCCCTCCGTGGCCTGGGGCCTGAGGATGAAGGAGCCGCCCTATCCCCCTGCCCCACTTCCCCAGAGGAGATGGCCATCTATCCCAACCCCAAGCACCCTGACTTCAGGCTCTGGGACTTGCCACCCACCCCCACAGCCTCGCCCTTTGACCCGGAAGGGTACATGGAGCGGGTGAAGTTCCTGCGGTACAACGTGGTGGTCATGGTGTTCACACAGAGTCTCCAGGCCAATAGCGTGGCGGTGTTCCTGGAAGCCCGCTCTGTGCAGAGGGACACTGTGTACTTCGCCCTGCTGGCCTCAGAGAAGGACACAGAAAAGGGTCTGGAGGAGAGGCGGAAGGCAAGTCTGGAGTTGTTGAAGGCCCAGGGGGTGGCCCTGCCTAAGGTGTTCCTAGTGAGGCCCTCCTGTCTGGAGAAACTTGACTTCCCAGGACTcctggaggagatggagagggacctACCAGAGATCCGGGCCCACGCTCTCCTCCTGGCCCTGCCCACTCTCTCCCCAGTCCTGGTCACCCAGAAGAGGGATGCCTTCAAGGCCTTGGTCTGGGCTGCCGCGTCACTCTCTGGTGGGGTGTCGGCCATCCCCGTGCCCCTGGTGGCCTCCATGGTGGACGCCAGAGTGGGTGTGAGGATCCTCACCAAGGCCAGGGCCTCGCTCTGTCTGGACGACGAGTCTGTTGAGCGGTTGGCACGGCAACGtggcgtggagccggcacagctCAAAGACCTGCGCACGTGTAACCTGTCGGCTGAAGTCACCAAGGGGGAGGTAAAGCTTCGGCTGGCAGCGGCAGAGAAGGAGTTGACCACCAACACGACCCGACTGGTGGAGATGGCCATGCCCAGGCACGCCCGCTCAGCCAGTCGTTCCTTCACTGTCATGCTGCTGGCTCTCAATGGGGCCATCGATGAGATGGTGGTTGACGCAGAGAAGATACTGGCTGCTGCTGGTATACGAGAGGGGAAATGA